The Bacteroidota bacterium genome includes a region encoding these proteins:
- a CDS encoding efflux RND transporter periplasmic adaptor subunit has product MKFVLFFIASILVLSSCGNMKDKKDKDEGGKDYTVVTILPRSTVLYTDYPATLKGQQTVEIRPRVEGYIQRILVDEGAMVRKGQLLFELNSDEPRQEVRSALADIKVAQADVAVAQMDVNKKRPLVEKNIISHYELESAQCVLKSKQAALAQARVKLENAKINLRYTHITSPASGLIGTFPYRVGSLVNSSIAQPLTVLSDISKVYAYFSMNEKEFLDFTRGIGGRTLQEKLKHLPAVSFILADNTPYKHAGRIETASGIVDTQTGSIQLRASFLNPEGVLRSGGSGTVRIPKNLSSALLIPQKATYEIQGKYFVYVVGNDRKVKNTEIKILDANSKTYYVVTSGIHGGDRIVLDGVNKLKDGMRIIPHSANVDSLYVSNSGQQSDI; this is encoded by the coding sequence ATGAAGTTTGTTTTATTTTTTATTGCCTCTATTTTGGTTTTGAGTTCATGCGGTAACATGAAAGATAAAAAAGACAAAGATGAAGGAGGTAAGGATTACACGGTGGTGACCATTTTACCACGGTCGACGGTGCTGTACACCGATTATCCTGCCACTTTAAAGGGGCAGCAGACTGTTGAAATACGGCCCAGGGTAGAAGGTTATATCCAAAGAATCCTGGTTGATGAAGGGGCTATGGTACGGAAAGGACAACTTTTATTTGAGCTGAACAGTGATGAACCCCGGCAGGAGGTGAGGTCTGCACTGGCCGATATTAAAGTTGCCCAGGCAGATGTGGCCGTAGCACAGATGGATGTCAACAAAAAACGTCCTTTGGTTGAGAAGAATATTATCAGCCATTATGAGTTGGAATCTGCCCAATGTGTTCTTAAATCAAAGCAGGCAGCACTGGCTCAGGCAAGGGTTAAATTGGAAAATGCAAAGATCAATCTGAGGTATACCCATATTACCAGCCCTGCTTCAGGCCTTATCGGAACTTTTCCTTACCGGGTGGGAAGCCTGGTTAATAGTTCCATTGCACAGCCATTAACCGTGCTTTCAGATATCAGCAAGGTTTATGCCTATTTCTCGATGAACGAGAAGGAATTTCTCGATTTTACCAGGGGAATTGGAGGGCGTACATTACAGGAAAAATTAAAGCACCTGCCTGCTGTATCTTTTATTCTTGCTGACAATACCCCTTATAAACATGCCGGAAGAATAGAAACTGCAAGCGGTATTGTGGATACGCAAACTGGTTCAATACAATTAAGGGCAAGTTTCCTTAATCCTGAAGGTGTTTTGCGTAGTGGTGGCAGTGGAACAGTACGTATTCCTAAAAACCTGTCTTCTGCTTTATTGATCCCGCAAAAAGCTACTTACGAAATTCAGGGCAAATATTTTGTTTATGTGGTCGGAAATGACCGGAAAGTAAAAAATACAGAAATCAAAATTTTGGATGCCAATTCTAAGACTTATTATGTGGTGACCAGTGGGATTCATGGAGGGGACAGGATTGTCCTTGATGGGGTGAACAAGCTCAAGGATGGAATGCGGATCATCCCTCATTCTGCAAATGTAGACAGTCTTTATGTTTCAAATTCCGGACAGCAGTCTGATATTTAA
- a CDS encoding histidine kinase, with amino-acid sequence MKEENWILRTSRKPQVFWLAVALFYFIFYSQVSFYRAMTTSILYTVSQYVISQVNLLNLLPKFFDSKRKKYIFSVSLLLVFVVTIAVSIEKILFPLIFSHIQISQRPWPIAIFQHSLINLIALVVSIAFYVLKKEEENKNKIKELSRQRVETELKFLKSQINPHFLFNALNNIYTISYIGDPSTPEKILMLSDMLRYVLYDCKSDFVRLRNEVDYIRNFIEFQQMKTEQKQNISFTENIEDENYKIAPMLLIPLIENSFKHSLVEKDPNGYVQLDIEQHGERLRFHIANSIPSEPPVKWLNSSNGIGLNNVKMRLDLIYPDNYSFKINNNDKEFKLELQIGHGQ; translated from the coding sequence ATGAAAGAAGAGAATTGGATACTACGAACTTCCAGGAAACCACAGGTATTCTGGCTTGCTGTTGCCTTATTCTATTTTATTTTCTATTCCCAGGTATCCTTTTATCGTGCAATGACCACAAGTATTTTATACACTGTAAGTCAATACGTTATATCCCAGGTAAACCTCTTAAATTTACTCCCTAAATTTTTCGATTCTAAACGGAAAAAGTACATATTCTCAGTTAGTCTGTTGTTAGTGTTTGTAGTGACTATTGCGGTCAGTATTGAAAAAATTCTGTTTCCTTTAATTTTTAGTCATATTCAGATTTCACAACGGCCATGGCCCATTGCCATTTTTCAACATTCCTTAATTAACCTGATCGCCCTGGTAGTGAGCATAGCATTTTATGTCCTTAAAAAAGAAGAGGAAAATAAAAATAAAATTAAAGAACTAAGCCGCCAGCGGGTGGAAACAGAATTAAAATTTCTTAAGTCACAGATAAATCCTCATTTTTTATTCAATGCATTAAATAACATATACACGATTTCTTACATTGGTGACCCTTCTACACCGGAAAAAATACTCATGCTTTCAGATATGTTGAGGTATGTGCTTTATGACTGTAAATCCGATTTCGTCAGGTTGCGTAATGAAGTGGATTATATCCGGAACTTTATTGAATTTCAACAGATGAAAACGGAGCAAAAACAAAATATTTCGTTTACTGAAAATATTGAAGATGAGAATTACAAAATTGCCCCTATGCTTTTAATTCCGCTGATAGAAAACAGCTTCAAACATAGTCTGGTTGAAAAAGATCCCAACGGATATGTACAGTTGGATATTGAACAACATGGAGAAAGGCTCCGCTTCCATATAGCAAACAGCATACCTTCCGAACCTCCTGTAAAATGGTTAAATTCGAGTAATGGAATTGGGCTGAACAATGTCAAAATGAGGCTTGACCTTATATACCCGGACAACTATTCCTTTAAAATTAACAATAACGACAAAGAATTTAAACTTGAATTGCAAATCGGTCATGGACAGTAG